Proteins from a single region of Desulfobacter postgatei 2ac9:
- a CDS encoding NfeD family protein: MMPFKTRSAMLPEQKSTQVWVAVLLFVLILSTAVEAAGPVVHIIPVSGTVEPGMAAYLKRVVSSLEKDDSAILVFVMDTFGGRVDAAFEIVETICTVPRERTIAYVEKRAISAGALIALSAGTLIMKENTLIGDCAPIIQTSEGHEEAGEKTQTVLRAQFRTLAKRNNYPQVLAESMVSKSMEVYKITRGEHSEYMDKTTWQELSEKEKATITSKSTIVSEGELLTMDDKEAADLGFSRQSVTTLDQALDVMGYGAYQKVRIEENWSEKFVRWIQPFLPILMLLGIGAVYTEIKAPGFGIPGIVGIICLGLVFFNQYLVGLADYTEILVFIIGFLLLGMEMFVLPGFGIAGISAIVVLAAGLVLSFQDFVLPDPSLPWQSDLMIKNLGLVMGSALGALLVSMSVVRFVLPKLSKVVKGPYLDATLQDSRAESTEALGICAGDQGIALTTLRPSGKVRIRDIKVDAVTQGDFIDPATPVRVARVTAGHVVVETIMEKEKK; encoded by the coding sequence ATGATGCCTTTCAAAACGAGATCTGCCATGTTGCCGGAACAAAAAAGCACCCAGGTATGGGTTGCGGTTCTGTTGTTTGTATTAATCCTTTCCACTGCAGTTGAGGCTGCCGGTCCGGTGGTTCACATCATTCCCGTTTCCGGGACTGTTGAACCGGGTATGGCCGCATACCTCAAACGGGTGGTTTCCTCCCTTGAAAAGGATGACTCCGCCATTCTGGTATTTGTCATGGATACCTTTGGGGGACGGGTGGACGCAGCCTTTGAGATTGTGGAAACCATTTGCACCGTGCCAAGGGAAAGAACCATTGCCTATGTGGAGAAAAGAGCCATTTCCGCAGGTGCGTTGATCGCGCTTTCCGCCGGTACACTGATCATGAAAGAAAACACCCTTATCGGTGACTGTGCGCCCATTATTCAGACCAGTGAGGGCCACGAGGAAGCCGGTGAAAAAACCCAGACCGTCCTTAGGGCACAGTTTCGAACCCTGGCCAAGCGAAACAACTATCCCCAAGTTCTGGCCGAATCCATGGTGTCCAAATCCATGGAGGTATATAAAATTACCCGGGGAGAGCATTCTGAATACATGGATAAAACAACCTGGCAGGAGCTTTCCGAAAAAGAAAAGGCAACGATTACCAGTAAATCCACAATTGTAAGCGAAGGCGAGCTTTTGACCATGGATGACAAAGAAGCTGCCGATCTTGGGTTTTCCCGCCAGAGTGTCACAACCCTTGACCAGGCCCTCGATGTTATGGGGTACGGGGCGTATCAAAAGGTCCGGATTGAGGAAAACTGGTCGGAAAAGTTTGTCAGATGGATCCAGCCGTTTCTGCCGATTCTCATGCTTCTGGGTATTGGTGCCGTGTATACGGAGATCAAGGCACCGGGGTTCGGCATCCCCGGCATTGTGGGTATTATCTGCCTGGGCCTGGTCTTTTTCAACCAGTATCTGGTGGGGCTTGCCGATTATACGGAAATCCTGGTATTCATTATCGGTTTTCTGCTTCTGGGCATGGAAATGTTTGTCCTGCCGGGATTCGGCATCGCCGGTATCAGCGCCATTGTTGTCCTGGCCGCAGGCCTTGTGCTCTCTTTTCAGGATTTTGTGCTGCCCGATCCAAGCTTGCCATGGCAGAGCGACCTTATGATAAAAAATTTGGGACTGGTCATGGGCAGTGCCCTCGGGGCGCTGCTCGTTTCAATGTCTGTGGTGCGGTTTGTTTTGCCTAAACTGTCAAAGGTGGTTAAGGGGCCGTATCTGGACGCCACACTCCAGGATTCACGTGCCGAATCTACCGAGGCCTTGGGCATATGTGCCGGTGACCAGGGCATTGCCTTGACGACGTTGCGGCCTTCGGGCAAGGTCCGTATCAGGGATATAAAAGTTGATGCCGTTACCCAGGGAGATTTTATTGATCCTGCTACGCCCGTCCGGGTGGCCCGCGTAACAGCAGGCCATGTAGTTGTTGAAACGATTATGGAAAAGGAGAAAAAATGA
- a CDS encoding metal-dependent transcriptional regulator: MNSEQSLSESLEDYLEAIFELQTMNAVARSKDIAAKLNIKCGSVTGTLKKLADRKLINYEPYGYITLTPKGDKIAKEVTTRHNVFKHFLFKHVELDEAIAEQTACRMEHAMNHKTFMKFKAFVTKLDS; encoded by the coding sequence ATGAACAGCGAACAGAGCCTTTCCGAAAGCCTTGAAGACTATCTTGAAGCCATATTTGAACTTCAGACCATGAATGCGGTTGCACGTTCAAAAGATATTGCCGCTAAATTGAATATCAAATGCGGCTCCGTTACCGGCACCCTTAAAAAATTGGCTGACCGGAAGTTGATTAATTACGAGCCCTACGGCTATATCACCCTGACCCCCAAAGGAGATAAAATCGCAAAAGAGGTTACAACCCGTCATAATGTGTTCAAGCATTTTTTATTTAAACATGTGGAACTTGATGAAGCGATTGCAGAGCAAACCGCATGCCGTATGGAACATGCCATGAACCATAAAACTTTTATGAAATTCAAGGCCTTTGTTACAAAACTGGATTCCTGA
- a CDS encoding DUF134 domain-containing protein, whose product MPRPKRPRCIASEPEIKGFKPRGAVETGEVILSLEEFEALRLIDYEGMDQSGVAQVMDVSRQTVGRILKAARYKIAESLVTAKRLTVQGGCYEMRGRGKGRGWRHGCRKPPER is encoded by the coding sequence ATGCCAAGACCTAAGCGCCCCAGATGTATTGCATCAGAACCGGAAATTAAAGGGTTTAAGCCCAGAGGGGCGGTGGAGACCGGAGAAGTCATCCTTTCCCTGGAAGAATTTGAAGCCCTCAGACTCATAGATTATGAGGGCATGGATCAGTCCGGTGTCGCGCAGGTTATGGATGTTTCCCGACAGACCGTAGGAAGAATTCTGAAAGCCGCCCGTTATAAAATCGCAGAATCCTTGGTTACAGCCAAGCGGCTTACCGTCCAGGGGGGGTGCTATGAGATGCGAGGACGGGGGAAGGGCAGGGGGTGGCGGCATGGATGCAGAAAACCACCAGAACGTTAA
- the hisD gene encoding histidinol dehydrogenase, whose amino-acid sequence MKIFNYPSPEAEKRVQDTIDRGLGFSREDQDNVQAFLDDVKKRGDEALIEYTNKFDSPAVTLDTFKVTEQEFEDALEQMTPQFLKALDRAVEQLTAFHSRQRENSWMDTPRNGVMVGQMVRPVAAAGIYAPGAKGGKTPLVSSVLMGGIPAKVAGVKSISLMTPPMADGKINPHLLAAARAVGIDSVFKAGSAWAIGALAYGTSQVPKVDVIVGPGNIYVALAKKIVSGTVGIDMIAGPSEILIIADETADPECIAADLLSQAEHDLLASAVLVTDSQALAQKVSAAIEPQLNALPRKDIAGQAINAFGAILVVPDIDTAIDLSNRLAPEHLEIMVESPFDYLDRIQNAGAVFLGPYTPEPMGDYIAGPNHVLPTAGTARFSSALSVSHFTKKTSLIHYSKAAFEKEADDVITLAQTEALDAHANSVSIRRK is encoded by the coding sequence ATGAAAATATTTAATTACCCTTCGCCGGAAGCGGAAAAAAGGGTTCAGGATACCATAGACAGAGGCTTGGGGTTTTCCAGGGAAGACCAGGACAATGTTCAGGCATTTCTGGATGATGTTAAAAAACGAGGTGATGAAGCGCTTATCGAATACACCAACAAATTTGACTCCCCGGCGGTTACCCTGGATACATTTAAGGTAACGGAACAGGAGTTTGAAGATGCCCTGGAACAGATGACCCCGCAGTTTTTAAAGGCCCTTGACCGGGCCGTTGAACAGCTCACAGCTTTTCACAGCCGCCAGAGGGAAAATTCATGGATGGACACCCCCAGAAACGGGGTGATGGTGGGACAGATGGTTCGGCCGGTTGCCGCTGCAGGCATCTATGCCCCCGGGGCCAAGGGCGGCAAAACGCCCCTGGTCTCGTCTGTGCTCATGGGAGGAATTCCGGCCAAGGTGGCAGGCGTAAAATCAATCTCTTTGATGACCCCGCCCATGGCGGACGGAAAAATAAATCCCCATCTTCTTGCCGCAGCCCGGGCCGTGGGCATTGATTCCGTGTTCAAGGCCGGTTCTGCCTGGGCCATTGGCGCACTGGCTTACGGAACCTCCCAGGTGCCCAAGGTTGATGTGATTGTGGGGCCGGGAAATATTTATGTTGCCCTTGCCAAGAAAATTGTTTCCGGAACCGTTGGTATTGATATGATTGCAGGTCCCAGCGAAATCTTAATCATTGCAGATGAAACCGCAGACCCGGAATGTATTGCCGCAGACCTGCTTTCCCAGGCTGAGCATGATCTGCTGGCATCGGCTGTGCTGGTGACCGATTCTCAAGCTCTGGCGCAAAAGGTCTCTGCCGCGATTGAGCCCCAGCTCAATGCGTTGCCCCGCAAAGATATTGCCGGACAGGCCATCAATGCTTTCGGCGCAATCCTAGTGGTACCGGATATTGATACCGCCATTGATCTGTCCAACCGCCTGGCGCCTGAACACCTTGAAATCATGGTGGAATCACCTTTTGATTATCTTGACAGGATTCAAAATGCAGGCGCCGTGTTCCTGGGACCGTATACCCCCGAACCCATGGGCGACTATATTGCAGGCCCCAACCATGTGCTGCCCACAGCAGGCACGGCACGGTTTTCATCCGCCTTGAGCGTATCCCATTTTACCAAGAAAACCAGCCTGATCCATTATTCCAAAGCCGCCTTTGAAAAGGAGGCGGATGATGTCATTACCCTGGCCCAAACCGAAGCCCTGGATGCCCATGCCAATTCAGTAAGCATCCGGCGAAAATAA
- a CDS encoding IS110 family transposase, whose amino-acid sequence MSMHYIGLDIHKKIIAYCIKAGDGTLLGNGVISATRPALEEWMEQLPRPWTVAMEATMFTGWIYDFIKPYADDIKVAHPEMLKAITAAKKKNDLSDAQKICDLLRVDLLPECAPRDCTQMLHGMVKIKKFIHTLRSQTQCVDQSGDSIPNPMCSICNKQYFV is encoded by the coding sequence ATGAGTATGCATTACATTGGTTTAGATATCCACAAAAAAATTATCGCTTATTGTATTAAAGCAGGCGATGGAACACTTCTTGGGAATGGAGTGATATCTGCAACCAGGCCGGCATTGGAAGAATGGATGGAGCAACTTCCCCGCCCTTGGACGGTTGCAATGGAAGCAACAATGTTTACCGGCTGGATTTATGACTTCATAAAACCTTATGCCGATGATATCAAGGTCGCTCATCCTGAAATGCTCAAAGCGATTACAGCAGCTAAAAAGAAAAACGATCTATCTGATGCCCAGAAAATATGTGACCTTCTCAGAGTTGATCTGTTACCGGAATGCGCCCCCCGCGACTGTACCCAAATGCTCCACGGCATGGTAAAAATCAAGAAGTTTATACACACGCTCCGGAGTCAAACCCAATGCGTTGATCAGTCCGGGGATTCGATTCCAAATCCAATGTGCTCCATCTGCAACAAACAGTATTTTGTCTGA